TCAATGCGGGGCATCCGCCGGCGCTGGTGATCGATGCGCGCGGCGAGGTGCGGTCAATGCAGCAGGCGGAGAATCTGCCGCTGGGGATCGCGGCCGAACCGATGATCACCTCGCGCGAATCGCTTCCGGCAGGGGCGCTGCTTGCGATGTACACCGACGGGCTCACGGAGATGCGGCGGGAGAATGCTTCGATGCTCAACGTGGAGGGACTGGGCGGAGAGCTGGCGAAAATTTACGCCAAAATGGCCCGAGAAAACCTCACGAAAGTCAGCGAAGCGCTCAGCGATCGTTTGGACGCGATCCAGGGCGCTCGAGCAGCCGAGGACGATCGAACCTACCTTCTCGCTCGCCGAGCCCCGGGCGCTGGGGGCGATTAGGCGGGCCTTCGCCGGGCGGACCATTGTCATTGGGCCGCGGCGGCGGAGCGTCATTGGCGCCGTCCTTGTTGGCCGTGCGATCGACCGGCTCGGCGCGAAGCTGCGCGGCTGTGCCATGGATGACGCGGAATCGGACATGCTCGAACGATGTGTCGGTCGCCATCGACGTCAACCCCGGCGCATCGGGCGCAGTGAGCATCAGGTTCGGCTCAAGGCGCAGGCCCATCGGCGGGCCGGACCAGTGCAAGACCGCGTGATCGTTGAGTGCGACGTTCACGCTGACCTTGTCCGCTTCGTGCGACACCTGAACGAACATGCTCAGCGGACCGTCGAGCTTGATGTCGGCGGGGATGGACTGATCGACCGCATCTTGATCCTTCAGTTCGAGCCGCAGATTCGCCGCGGCGGTGTCGATCACCAGATGAACGGCCGCGGACGGCGCGAGCGGCAGGATCAGGCCGGTCGTATGGCCGAAGACCTGATGGAATTCGGCCTGCAGTTCGTAGTCATCAAGCACGCGCACGGGCAGCACCAGGCGCGGGCGTCGATTGTCGCCACCGGGACCGGCCTGCGCGACCAGACCGCGCGGCGTGATGACCCAACGTGCGTCGATCGCATCGGCGCGCGGGTCGATGAAGGGCATCAGATCGACGAGCCCGCTGGCCGGCGTCAGCACAACCGCGCCGTCGGGGATCACCAGTTCAGGATGCGGCGGCGGCGCGGGCGCGGCGGGAGGCGTCGGTGTCAGCGGCGCGGTCGGGGCGGGCTCGGCCGGTTGAATCCGCGTCGGTTCCGTCGGCGGATCGAGTTTGACGAGCTTCGGCGATTCGGCCGAGGGCGCGGGCGGTGCGGTGACGACCGTCTCGCCGCCGGGCGGATCGCCGCCGGCGGGCGTCAGATCCGCGACGAGCTGCGAAGCGGGCGATTCGGATACGATCGGCGTCGCGGCCGGCTCGGGCTTGATCGGACTCGTGATCTGTGCGACGGTCGCATTGGCATCGGGCGTCGCGTCGCTTGATTTGAACATGGAGCTGATGAGCACCATGACGAGCATGCCGATGACGATCGCCATGCCGACGCCGACGATGGCGGCCCACGGCTTTTTCTTCGATCGGCGGCCGGGCAATTCCGGAAGCTGCGGCAGCGAAGGCGAGGAGCGCTGCCTGGCGCTGCTCGCCGGGGCGGGCATCGTCGGCATGGTCGATTCGAACGACGGCGGGGTGCGTTCGGCGCCGGGCAGGGTCATGCCTTCCGGATCGCTGCGCGAACCGCCGATCGTGCGCGAGTCCAGATGCAGCGGCGTCCGCGCCGCCGAGGGCAGCGCCTGCTGCAGGGCCTCGATGACATGGCGCATCGACGGATAACGATCGTCGCGTTGCTTGGCGACCATGCGTGCGAATACATGCTGAAGCGCCTCTGCGGCGCCCGGGAGCGTGTCGCCGATGTTGGGAATCGGTCGATCGCGATGCGCCAGGGCGAGCGAGAAGGCAGTCTCGCCGGTGTAGGGAAGCTGGCCGGTGACGATGCGGTAGAGCGTGCAGCCCAGCGCGTAAATATCCGCGCGATGATCGGCGAGCTTGGGGTTTTCGGCCTGCTCGGGGGGCATGTACTCGACCGTGCCCATCATGCGCCCGGACATCGTCAGCGAATGCTCCGCCTGCGACTCGGCATCGATGAGCACCGCCAGTCCCATGTCCAGCACCTTCACCACGCCGTCGCGCCGCAGCAGCAGATTCGCCGGCTTCACATCCCGGTGAATCACGCCCTGCGCATGCGCGTAATCGAGCGCCGCGGCGGACTGAAGCACGATGTTGACCGCCTGATCGATCCCGATCGGGCCGCGCTTGTCGATGAGCGTCGAAAGGTCCACGCCGTCGACGAATTCCATGACGAGGAAAAGCCGGTGGGCGTGTTCGCCGGCGTCGTAGGCGGTGACGATATTGGGGTGATTGAGCCGGGCCGCCGCCTGCACTTCGCGGAAGAACCGCTTTTTCATCGCCTCGTTGTGCGACAGGGCCGCCGAGAGCACCTTGACCGCCACGATGCGGTTCATCATGCGGTGCCGCGCCTTGTAGACGACGCCCATGCCGCCGGACCCGAGGCGATCGACGATGACGTACGCCCCGCCGATAAGCAGCGACGCGGCGGCGCCCTGCCAGACGGCCTTGGCCTGAAACTCGCTCAGATGCCCGTCGCGCACCAGCCGCTGCAGGATCACCTTGCCGTCCGTCAAATCGGCCACGCCCGCCAGCGCCTCTTCGGACAGCAGCTCGCGTTTGCGAAGTTCAGCGAGGATTTCCTGAGGCGTCTGCGACATGCATCAGAGTGTATGGAGCTTGGGACTATCCGCCTATCGGCAAAGCAGCGTCACATCATGACACGCCGCACCGACGGCGCTTTACGCATGACGCTTGACCAGCACGACGGTCATGTCGTCATTCTGTTTCATCCCGCACGCGAACACCATCACCGCCTCGACAAGCAGGCGGATCAGTTCGTGCATCGGCTTGTCCTGATGGGCCCGAAGCACTTCAAGCACGCGCTGCTCGCCGAACTGTTCGTTGCCGGGCCCGATGTACTCGAAAATACCGTCGGAGATCAGCGCGAGGATGTCGCCGGGCGCGAGGCGGATCGGATCGGGGCGACCGGCGATCAGTCCGGGCATGATGCCCATCGGGATGGTCGACGCTTCGAGCAGATCGGCGTCGCCCGTGGCGGCGTGCAGGTGAATGATCGGGCCCTGACCGCCGGCGTGATATTCGACCTTGTGCGCGTTCGTGTCGAGCAGTCCCGCGAACGCCGTGACGAACCGGTTCTCGGCCAGGTCATCGCAGAGCTGATCGTTGACGTTGACGAACATGTCGTCGAGCGGGGCTTTGAGGCGCATCGCCATGCGGAACATCGACCGCACCTGCGTCACCGACAGGGCCGGCCCGATGCCGTGCCCCGTCGCGTCGCAAAGCAGGAGCAGCGCCCCCGAATCGTCGACGCCGACGACGTCGTAGATGTCGCCCCCCGTTTCGTCGGCGGGGCGCGACCAGCCGGCCAGATCGTAACCGCTCAGCACAGGCATGCTCGTGGGCAGCACGCGCTGCTGAATGTCATGGGCCAGCGCCAGATCGCGCTCCAGTTTCTGTTTGACCATGAAATCTTCGAGCAGCTTGGCGCGCTGCAGCGCCACGGCGCACTGGGCCGCCAGCGCCGTGCCCAGTCGTTCGTCGTCTTCCTCAAACACGCCGTCGGTTTTGTTCAGAAGCTGCATCACGCCGACCAGCTCATTGTCGATGCCGACAAGCGGGATCGTCAGCAGACAGCGCGTGCGGTAGCCGGTCTTGCGGTCGACTTCCTGATTGAACCGGGCGTCGGCGTAGACATCGGGGATATTCAGGACCTTGCGGGTCTGGGCACATTCGCCGGCGATGCCGACCTTGGCGGGGAAGCGGATTTCCTTGAGGCCCGTGGCGACCTTGGCGAACAGTTCGTTGGTCTTCTTGTCGTAGAGGAACACGGTGCCGCGATCGGCGCCGAGGACTTCGCGCGCGGCTTCGATGACCGTGTGCAGCGTGGTCTCCAGATCGACAGGCGCTCCCAGTTGGCGCGTCACATCCAGAACGCGCCAAAGGGCCTGAGTATCGAGTTGATCCGCGTGTGTGTACACAGTTACAGCTTGTCCCGAATGGACCCGACCACGAGCAGTCCCCCTAAGTATCGTCCGAAAACCTTGGCCGGTCAATTATTTTGAAACATATTCGCAACAACTTACGCATGTTCCGCCAGTGATGCGGCCTTTTGGCGCAGCAGGGCCAGTGCTCGTCGCTGCGGGTTGGACATGGCCAGGTCCGACATCGCCTCGATCCGCCGCCAGACGCCCGCCCCCCGACGAAGCCGTCCGCCGCTCGGCCGGGCAAGCCAGACTTCGAAGGCAATGCGGCGATGGGTCGTCAGATGCGCAAAGCCACCGTTTTTGCGAACCGCGCCGATGCGAAGGCCCGTCGCGGCATGGACCCATTCCTTCAGTTCGCCCTCGCCTTCGAGCGTCGGCAACTCCCACATCCCCGCCCACAGCCCCGCATCACCCCGCTGCCGCACGAGCCATTGTCCGTTCCGCTCGATCGCCACGACTCGATGCGTCACCGCCCGCACGTTCGCACGCTTGCGCACCGCAGGCAGTTCCGCTACGCGATCCGTCGCCAGCGCCTTGCACATCGACCGCACCGGGCACGCATCACACCGGGGATTGACCGGCGTGCAAATCAGCGCGCCAAGTTCCATCAGCGCCTGATTCCAGTCCCCCGCCGTGCATGCACCACGCAGGCGCACTTGCATCAGTGCTTCGGCCCGCCGCCAGGTCATCGCCTCCGCATCGTCGCCGTCGATGGCGTCGATCCGACCCAGCACGCGCAGCACATTGCCGTCGACGAGCGCCGCCGGTTGCCCGTAGGCGATCGACGCGATCGCGCCCGCTGTGTATCGTCCGACCCCCGGAAGTTTGAGAAGCTCGTCGACCGTCTGAGGCACGCGCCCGTCGAAATCGCTTGCGATCATTTTCGCCGCACGATGCAGATGGCGCGCCCGCCGGTAGTACCCGAGGCCCTGCCATGCGTGCAGCACCTCCTGCTCATCCGCCGCCGCCAGCGCCGCGACTGTCGGCCACCGCGCGACAAACCGCTCGAAATACCCGATCACCGTGGCGACCTGCGTCTGCTGGAGCATCGCTTCGCTCACGAGCGTGTGATACGCATCGGGAAATGCGCCCGGCCGCGCACGCCAGGGCATCGCGCGGTGCGCCTTGGCGTACCACTTGAGCAGGGCGGACTTGAGTTGGCGCGAGGCCTCATCCTGATGCATGAGGACATCATACCGATTTACCCTATCGAATCGCCGCCCAGACGCCGCCTATGATCAGTCATGCGGTGCGCTCCATGCATTCTGCTCATCGCCCTGCTGACCGGCGTCTCGCTCGCCGGGTGCAGCACCGCCGTATACAACACCGACTACACGTATCGACCCCGCCCGCTCGAAGTGCCCATGGCGGTCGGCGATCAGACGCAGGTGCGTGCGCTCGCCACCATCGTCGGCCTGCGCAATGAAACCGATGCCGCGCCCGCTGCGATCGATGTGCGTCTGCGCCTCGATAATGTCACCGATCAACCGGCACGGTTCGACCCCGCCGCGCTGGCGCTCTTCGATGCCGCCATCAAGCAGTTCGATCCGCCGACCGTCGCTCCCGCCGGCGTGCAAACCATCGCGCCGGGTCAGAGTGCCACGATCGAAGCGGCGTTTCCCCTGCCGGGCAGCGGACTGTACACGAACCGCGGATTCGATCTGGACGGGCTCAACCTGCGATGGACCGTGACCGTCGGCTCGCAGAGTCTTTCCCACAGCGCGACCTTCCTTCGCAAACCCGATGAGACGCTCTATCGCCCGTATCCGTATTACTGGGGCGATCCGTTCTACGATCCGTGGATCCCCTATCGTCACTACCGCCGCCATTGATCCCCCCGTTTAGCGAAGCCGCTCGCGGTGTGTTTCTTCCCCCTCGGCGTGCTATCCTGTCACTTCACCCCTACAGGAGCCCGCCATGTTCCAACGCGCCGCCGCCCTGCTCGTCGCCTTCTCGCTTTGCTCTCCGCTCTTCGCCGCCGACGAATCCTTACCTTCTATCTTCAACGGCAAAGATCTCTCCGGCTGGAAAGCCCCGAATCCCAATCCCTGGTGGTCCGTCACCGCCGACGGCACGCTCCTCGGCCAGCAGGACGAAAAGGCCAAGGGCTCCGTCCTCGAAACCGAACAGGAATACCGCAACTGCATCGTCGAACTCGAAGTCCGCTGGCCCGAGGGCTCCGACCTCGACTCCGGCGTCTTCATCCGTGCCAAACAGAAATGGCAGTGCCAGATCGGCGTCTCCCGCTCCCTCAAGCGCGACATGACCTGCTCCATCTATGTCCCCAAAGGCGGCTACGTCGCCAAGGCCCACGACGTCGAAAAGCTTCTCAAGCCCGGCGACTGGAACAAAATCCGCATTGAAGCCCGCGATGACCACTACACCATCATGCTCAACGGCCAAACCGTCCTCGACACCGACCTCCCCGGCTACAACACCCCCGGCCCCATCGGCCTCCAAATCCACCCCGGCGTCAAGAACATGAAAGTCGAATTCCGAAACATCCACGCGGTGGAATTGAAATAGCCGCGGCACAACGTGTCGCGCGTAAACTTACTCCCATTCGATCGTCGCGGGGGGCTTGCTTGAGATGTCATAGACGACGCGGTTGACGCCACGGACTTCGTTGATGATGCGGTTGGAGATGGTGGCCAGCACGTCGTAGGGCAGGCGGGCCCAGTCGGCGGTCATGAAGTCCTGGGTTTCAACGGCCCGGATGGCGACGACGCTGTCATACGTGCGGCCGTCGCCCATGACGCCGACGGATTGGGTGTTGGTCAGTACGGCGAAGACCTGACTGGTCGAGCGATACAGATTGTTCGCCACGATCTCTTCGAGCAGGATTTCGTCGCAGTCGCGCAGAAGATCGAGCTTGGGCTTGGTGATGTCGCCCATGACTCGGACGGCGAGGCCGGGGCCGGGGAAAGGATGACGCCAGACCATCGACTCGGGCAGGCCGGCGACTTCGCCGAGGCGGCGCACTTCATCCTTGAACAGATCGCGGAGAGGTTCGATGAGTTCGAAGCCCAGTTCAGCGGGGAGGCCGCCGACGTTGTGATGCAGTTTGATGTTCGCCGCGGTGCCGGCAAGGGACTGGCCGGATTCAATGACGTCGGGATAGAGCGTCCCTTGAGCGAGATATTTCGCATCAGCGATGTCGGAGGACGCCGACTTGAACACGTCGATGAAACGGTGCCCGATGCGGCGGCGTTTTTCCTGCGGATCGGTGATGCCGGCGAGGTCGGTGAGGAATTCCTTTTCGGCATCGATGACGCGGAGATCGACGTCGAAGTGATCGCGGAAAGTGGTTTCGACGAGTTGGCGTTCGTTCTTACGGAGGAGGCCGTTGTCGACGAAGATGCAGGTGAGCTGTTTGCCGATGGCTTTGGCGAGCAGCGCCGCCACGACGGACGAGTCGACGCCGCCGGAGAGTCCGCAGATGACACGATCGGAGCCGACGCGGGCGCGGATCTGCGTGATCTGCGCTTCCATGAAGTCGCTCATGCGCCACGTGTTTTTGCAATGGCAGATGTTGTAGAGGAAGTTATGGAGGATTTCGACGCCGTGCGGGGTGTGCGTCACTTCGGGGTGGAACTGCACGCCGTAGAACGGGCGATTGCGATGGCGCACAGCGGCGTAGGGACAGGTGTCCGTCGTGGCCAGGGCGATGAAGTCGTTGCCGAGCTGCGAGAGCTGATCGCCGTGGCTCATCCATACCGATGTGTGCGCCGGCACGGATCGGAACAAATCAGCGGCGTCGGTGATTTCGATTTGCGCCCGGCCGTACTCGCGCGCTTTGGCGGGATCGACGCGGGCGCCCAGAAGCTGGCATCCGATCTGCATGCCGTAGCAGATGCCCAGCACGGGGACGCCGAGGTCGAAGAGGCGTTCATCGCAGCGCGGGGCGCCGTCTTCGTAGACGCTGGACGGCCCGCCGGAGAGGATGATCCCTTTGGGTTTGAGCGAGGCGAGGGTTTCGTAGGAGGTATCGGGCGCGACGAGCACGCTGAACGCCCCGGCTTCGCGGACGCGGCGGGCGATGAGCTGCGCGTACTGCGAGCCGAAATCGAGGACGGGGATGACTTCATCGTGAGGCAGTTGGATCATGGAATGGTTCCCAAAGCGAAGCGCGTCATGGTAGTGGAAAGAGAGCAGGCCGCAAGCGGCCTCGCTAAACGCGATTGCGATGCGTATCGTACGCCATGATGCAAAAGCAACCCACCCGCCGCCGTTTCACCGTATTCATCATCTTTCTCTTCGCTCTCGCCGCCCCCGCCTTCGCGGCGGATCGCCCCAACATCATCATCATTCTCGCCGACGACATGGGCTACTCCGACATCGGGTGCTACGGGGGCGAGATCGACACGCCGAATCTCGACAAGCTCGCGGCGGAGGGGGTGCGCTTCACGCAGTTCTACAACACCTGCCGTTGCTGTCCGACGCGAGCCGCCCTGCTCACGGGGCTTTACTCGCACGAAGCGGGCGTCGGACACATGGTCGACGACCAACATCTGCCCGGCTACCGCGGCGTGCTCAACGATCAATGCCGCACCATCGCCGAATCGCTGCGCGACAGCGGATACACGACGCTCATGTGCGGCAAGTGGCACGTCGGTTCGCAGCGCGGGCACTGGCCCACTGATCGCGGGTTCGACCGTTACTTCGGCACGCCCACCGGCGGCGGCGTCTACTTCAAAGACACGCTCAATATCCGCGATACGGTGTTCTTCGTCGACGGCGATCAGAAGATCGAACTGCCGGATGATTTTTACGTGACGGATTCGCTGACGGATCACGCGATGCGGTTCATTGACGACGCCGCGAAGGGCGACAAACCGTTCTTTTTGTATCTGGCTCACATCGCACCGCACTGGCCGCTTCAGGCCAAGCCGGCGGACATCGCCAAGTATGAAGGCAAGTACGACATGGGCTGGGATGCCGTGCGCGCAGCGCGCTACAAGCGGCAGGTCGAGATGGGCATCGTCAAACGGGATTGGGAACTGAGCAAGCGCGATGATCAATCCAAGGCATGGGACAGTCTCAGCGAAGAACATCGCAAAGACCTGTCGCATCGCATGTCCGTCTACGCGGCTCAGGTCGATTGTCTGGATCAGAACGTCGGGAAGCTGATGGCGAAGCTCGAAGCGCTTCGCCTCATGGATAGCACGCTGGTCATGTTTCTGTCGGACAATGGGTGCAGCGCCGAGGGCGGACCGGGCGGGTTCAGCCGGGGGTTCAAGGGCGTGCCGATCGGCGAGGGGACTTCGTATGCGAGCGTCGGGCTGGAGTGGGCCAATGCGAGCAACACGCCGTTCCGCAAGTACAAGACGCGGACGGAGGAAGGCGGGATATCGACGCCGCTGATCGTGCACTGGCCGGCGAAGATCGCGGCGGGCCAGCGCGGGTCGCTCAATGATTCGCCGGGGCACGTCATCGACCTGATGCCGACATGTCTGGCGGCGGCGGGCGCGAAGTATGCGCCGGAAGCGGACCTCGGCAAGTACACGCCGCTGGAGGGTCGGTCGCTGATGCCGGCCCTGTCGGGCGGGTCGGTCGAGCGTGACGAAATTTGCTGGGAGCATGAGGGGAATCGGGCGATCCGCATGGGGGATTGGAAGGCCGTGTCGCCGAAGGGGGCGGCGTGGCAGCTTTACAATCTCGCGGTCGATCGGACGGAGACGCGCAATCTGAGCAGCGAAGATCCGAAGCGCACGGCTGAGCTGGCCAAGGCGTGGGAGGCATGGGCGATTCGGGTGCATGCCGAGCCGTCGCCCTGGGACAAGAAGGGTAAAGGAAAAGGCCCAGCCGATTCGGCCGGACCTTCGGAGTGAACAAGTTGTCGTGACGTTCAGTCGCTCAGGCCGGGGATGTTCCAACCTTTGCGATAGGTGCGGCGGATGAGCGCGGTGGCTTCGGGTTTGTTCTTGAAGCTCAAGCTTGGGGCATCCCATTCGATCGTTTCATTGGGGAAGCGCGTCGCCACGCCGCCGAGCAGCACCGACTCGGTGAGCGGACCGGCGTAGTCGAAGCCCGCGCTCGTCTTACCCGTGCCGGTGCATGCATCGACGAACTGGAGCCAGTGGTCCTGTCCTTCGAGCTTCGGATAGGCGTAGTCCTTGTACTTGTCGACGGGGTAGAGGAAAGGGCGCTCGATGTGCGGCAGGAGCATCGTGCCTTCGGTGCCGACGATGATGGAGCCCTGCCCGGGAATGCCGCGGCCGGTGACGAGGTCGGTGACTTCCTTGGGCGGGCGCATGTCGCCGTCGTACCAGGTCACGTTGACGGTTTTGCTTTCGGTGTATTGCGTGCCGGGGAAGACGTACTTGATGTGTGCGTTGATGCCCCAGTTGTATTCGCTGGGCTTGGGTCCAAGCGAGGTGAGCGAGACGGGGGCGGTCAACGCGGCGGCGTTGTAGATCGGGTCGTAGATGTGGCAGCCCATGTCGCCGAAGGTTCCGGTGCCGAAGTCGAGTCGTTTGCGCCATTGACCGGGGTGGAAGTATCCGCCGCCGATGAAATCGGTTTGCGGGCCCACGCCGAGCCAGACATCCCAGTTGAGCGTATCGGGGACGGGGTCGGAACGGTTGGGTCTGGCGCCGTTGTCGCCCCACTTCTTGCCGGACCAACTGTGGATTTCCTTGACCTTGCCGATGCCGCCGGATTGGACGATGGCGACCGCCATGCGGTAATAGATCGACGAATGAATCTGGATGCCCATCTGCGTGACGACGCCCGCCTTCGCGGCGGCCTCGGTGACCTTACGGACTTCGTAAATCTCATGGCAGAGCGGCTTCTGGCAATAGACGTGTTTGCCGTGATGAATCGCCGTCATGGCGATCGGTGCATGCGAATGATCCGGCACGGTGACGTTGCACGAATCGAACTTGTCGCCGAGTTTGTCGAAGACTTCGCGCCAGTCACTGAAAAACTGCACGTCCTTGAAAGCGCCCTTGACGTAATCGAGGCGCGTCGAGTCGACATCGCACGCGGCGATGAGCTTGAAGCTCGGGTGCCGGGAGAGACTGGAGATGTCGCTCTTGGCCATGCCGTTGGCGCCGAAGGCGATGTGGTTGAGCATGGTGTTGGGCGAAGCGGCGCGGACCAGCCGGGGCATCGCCCACGGCAGCGCCGCACCGGCGACCGCCACGTGTTTGAGAAACGATCGACGCGTCGAGCGATAGGACATCCGATGTGCTCCACAATGCAGGAGAGGAATCATGCGGCGGGTGTCACATCATAGAACGCTCCGCCGGTCGCGCCAATTGCGGTTCCGCGCCGCGGCGCCGCTTCATACGTATTTGCCGGACAATCGCGATAATTTCGTCGCGGAGACGTCCATAGGAACCATCAAAACATCTTCTTCGATGTCGATTCGCCGCGCAAGCGTGACCATACAGGCGGTACAGACGGACCGGATTTTTTCGGGCGTGATGCTCTTAAGTAAATCCGCCCGGACGCTTCGCCGATGGGGAAGGTACGCCCCGGTGGAGTCGGGGCAGTGGAGTCCAAAGATGAATGACAAAGCCAAGCCCGTTCAGATCGGCCGCATCCTCATGGATCATGGCGTGCTCACCGAGGCGCAGGTCGAACAGATTCTTCGAGAGCAATCCGCCCACGCCCGCCCCTTCGGCCTGATCGCCGAAGATATGTTCGGGATCAGCGCCGACGCAGTCGAGAAGGCGTGGATCGATCAGTACATTTCATATGGGACGGAGATCGACCTGGACAAGCAGCGCGTCGATCTTCAGGTGCTCCGCATGCTCAATCGCCGGCAGGCGTGGCAGTTCCGCCTGCTGCCCATCCGCCGCGAGAGCCGGCAGTTGGTCGCCGCCACGAGCCGCGAGCATCTGAAGCGGGCGGTCAACTTCGCGTGGCGCCGCTTCGATGACCCGGTGTATTTCCTGATCGCTCGTCGGCCCCAGCTCGAAGAGTTCCTGATGGAACACTATCCCTGGCCGGCCGCGCTCGATCTGCCGTTGGCAAGCTGAGCGGGAGAGCCCGACATCCGAAACTCGAAATTCGAAGGGCGCGCCGCGTAATGCGGCGCGTTATTCGCTGGGTGAATCGGCGGCGTTTTCCTGGGTGTCGTCATCGCTTTCGATGAGGCCGCAGGCGCGCATCGCGCCTTCGCCGAACGTCAGCGCGTTCTTGCCCTGCTTTTTGGATTCAAGCAGCATCTCGTCGGCAAGCTGGTAAAGCTCCTCGGGCGTCTGGCCGTCCCACGGATAGCTGGCCAGCCCGCCGGAGATCGTCAGCGTGCCGTGCACGGATTGGGCGAGTTTCGGGAAGCGATGCTCGCAGACCGCCCGCTGGAAGCGCTCCGCCGCCGTGCGAACGGTGTCAGGGTGTTCGGAGCGTTTGCGCCGCGGCGGATCTGCATCCCAGAAGATCACGCCGAACTCGTCGCCCCCGACGCGCGCCACCACATCGTGCTTACGCACCACCGACATCATCAGCTTCGCCGTCTCCTGCAGAATCTCATCGCCGGCCTGATGTCCGTAGCGGTCGTTGTACATCTTGAAGTTGTCGATATCGTAGACCATGAGCGTGACGCGGAAGCGCTCGACTTTCGCCCGCTCGACGATCGATGCGAGAAACCGGTCGAAATACCGGCGGTTCCACACGCCCGTCAGGTCATCGTGCAGCGCCATGTCGCTGAGCCGTTCGATGTGCCGTTCGAGACTGAGCCAGCGGGCGAGCCAGTTGGCGTAGGCCTTGAGCGTGGGCATCGCCATTGCGTTGGATGCGAGATAGCCCAGATCGTGACCATTGAACATGACCGGGACGCATGCCGCCGCGGTCGGGTCCGCTTCGCTGACATGTTGCACGGCTCCCTCGCCGGCGCGCTGTTCGATGACCTTCATCGCCAACGGCAACAGTCCCTTGCGGTCGCGCAG
This window of the Planctomycetota bacterium genome carries:
- a CDS encoding sulfatase-like hydrolase/transferase yields the protein MQKQPTRRRFTVFIIFLFALAAPAFAADRPNIIIILADDMGYSDIGCYGGEIDTPNLDKLAAEGVRFTQFYNTCRCCPTRAALLTGLYSHEAGVGHMVDDQHLPGYRGVLNDQCRTIAESLRDSGYTTLMCGKWHVGSQRGHWPTDRGFDRYFGTPTGGGVYFKDTLNIRDTVFFVDGDQKIELPDDFYVTDSLTDHAMRFIDDAAKGDKPFFLYLAHIAPHWPLQAKPADIAKYEGKYDMGWDAVRAARYKRQVEMGIVKRDWELSKRDDQSKAWDSLSEEHRKDLSHRMSVYAAQVDCLDQNVGKLMAKLEALRLMDSTLVMFLSDNGCSAEGGPGGFSRGFKGVPIGEGTSYASVGLEWANASNTPFRKYKTRTEEGGISTPLIVHWPAKIAAGQRGSLNDSPGHVIDLMPTCLAAAGAKYAPEADLGKYTPLEGRSLMPALSGGSVERDEICWEHEGNRAIRMGDWKAVSPKGAAWQLYNLAVDRTETRNLSSEDPKRTAELAKAWEAWAIRVHAEPSPWDKKGKGKGPADSAGPSE
- a CDS encoding twin-arginine translocation signal domain-containing protein — protein: MSYRSTRRSFLKHVAVAGAALPWAMPRLVRAASPNTMLNHIAFGANGMAKSDISSLSRHPSFKLIAACDVDSTRLDYVKGAFKDVQFFSDWREVFDKLGDKFDSCNVTVPDHSHAPIAMTAIHHGKHVYCQKPLCHEIYEVRKVTEAAAKAGVVTQMGIQIHSSIYYRMAVAIVQSGGIGKVKEIHSWSGKKWGDNGARPNRSDPVPDTLNWDVWLGVGPQTDFIGGGYFHPGQWRKRLDFGTGTFGDMGCHIYDPIYNAAALTAPVSLTSLGPKPSEYNWGINAHIKYVFPGTQYTESKTVNVTWYDGDMRPPKEVTDLVTGRGIPGQGSIIVGTEGTMLLPHIERPFLYPVDKYKDYAYPKLEGQDHWLQFVDACTGTGKTSAGFDYAGPLTESVLLGGVATRFPNETIEWDAPSLSFKNKPEATALIRRTYRKGWNIPGLSD
- a CDS encoding diguanylate cyclase, which encodes MIQDREAVTVVVGDEALAHSLRHAPESPVESIVTVEHYLAALGEMGRSKVGAVVGRVGPLVGSMEPTVRALRELAPAAKLLLIADASEEPAAMKAVRLGFDDYFIQPLDHDALVKALARPVTKTTAAAEAIHEAVRPIEAPAADSPAVRPLGDVDLVEQMLRDRKGLLPLAMKVIEQRAGEGAVQHVSEADPTAAACVPVMFNGHDLGYLASNAMAMPTLKAYANWLARWLSLERHIERLSDMALHDDLTGVWNRRYFDRFLASIVERAKVERFRVTLMVYDIDNFKMYNDRYGHQAGDEILQETAKLMMSVVRKHDVVARVGGDEFGVIFWDADPPRRKRSEHPDTVRTAAERFQRAVCEHRFPKLAQSVHGTLTISGGLASYPWDGQTPEELYQLADEMLLESKKQGKNALTFGEGAMRACGLIESDDDTQENAADSPSE